A part of Miscanthus floridulus cultivar M001 chromosome 6, ASM1932011v1, whole genome shotgun sequence genomic DNA contains:
- the LOC136457228 gene encoding probable nucleolar protein 5-1 isoform X1: MTSLLFETPTGFAVFNFYAIGLYVPNAIESIWVNFAEHFLAEDTVWLNEFQTFDDKSSAINVDTGVDEKLTMMIMKWHRPKKKLLVGKPEYKSVRGINCLHNELVMEVMWGMKHLMHKLVPGEKSQLSMEDHLPMSQGLQILLRRYGFDVEPEMVNEQIVATARVLFKCDDVEKKEYQNLCLIRHYLKKVSGIDYESWDPLKLATAFKIIISRSVVGDSDKMFPEDVISKLLSDADKYDAKINKVACLRAYSQLASAHRVRAFKRNELDRLVKKAKKVYQS; the protein is encoded by the exons ATGACCTCTCTCCTGTTTGAGACTCCTACTGGTTTCGCAGTCTTCAATTTTTATGCAATCGGCCTCTACGTACCAAACGCCATAGAG AGTATCTGGGTAAACTTTGCTGAGCATTTTCTTGCAGAAGAT ACTGTTTGGCTGAATGAATTTCAAACCTTTGATGACAAGTCAAGTGCCATTAATGTTGATACTGGTGTTGATGAAAAGCTTACTATGATGATCATGAAGTGGCACCGCCCTAAGAAGAAATTGCTTGTTGGGAAGCCAGAATATAAATCTGTTAGA GGAATAAACTGCCTGCATAATGAACTTGTAATGGAGGTAATGTGGGGCATGAAGCATCTCATGCACAAACTGGTGCCCGGAGAAAAATCACAGCTGTCTATGGAGGACCACCTCCCTATGAGTCAAGGACTACAAATATTACTGCGTCGTTATGGCTTTGATGTCGAACCAGAGATG GTCAATGAGCAGATTGTTGCGACAGCGCGCGTCTTGTTTAAATGTGATGATGTTGAGAAGAAAGAGTATCAAAACTTGTGCCTCATTCGTCACTACCTTAAGAAGGTGTCTGGCATTGACTATGAGAGTTGGGACCCTCTCAAACTTGCAACAGCATTTAAGATCATCATATCAAGAAGTGTAGTTGGTGATTCTGATAAG ATGTTTCCAGAAGACGTGATATCAAAGTTGCTGAGTGATGCAGATAAATATGATGCTAAGATAAATAAGGTAGCTTGCTTGAGAGCCTACAGTCAACTGGCGTCTGCCCATAGAGTTAGGGCttttaaaagaaatgaattggatCGCTTGGTGAAGAAAGCTAAGAAAGTGTATCAAAGCTGA
- the LOC136457228 gene encoding uncharacterized protein isoform X3, with product MTSLLFETPTGFAVFNFYAIGLYVPNAIESIWVNFAEHFLAEDGINCLHNELVMEVMWGMKHLMHKLVPGEKSQLSMEDHLPMSQGLQILLRRYGFDVEPEMVNEQIVATARVLFKCDDVEKKEYQNLCLIRHYLKKVSGIDYESWDPLKLATAFKIIISRSVVGDSDKMFPEDVISKLLSDADKYDAKINKVACLRAYSQLASAHRVRAFKRNELDRLVKKAKKVYQS from the exons ATGACCTCTCTCCTGTTTGAGACTCCTACTGGTTTCGCAGTCTTCAATTTTTATGCAATCGGCCTCTACGTACCAAACGCCATAGAG AGTATCTGGGTAAACTTTGCTGAGCATTTTCTTGCAGAAGAT GGAATAAACTGCCTGCATAATGAACTTGTAATGGAGGTAATGTGGGGCATGAAGCATCTCATGCACAAACTGGTGCCCGGAGAAAAATCACAGCTGTCTATGGAGGACCACCTCCCTATGAGTCAAGGACTACAAATATTACTGCGTCGTTATGGCTTTGATGTCGAACCAGAGATG GTCAATGAGCAGATTGTTGCGACAGCGCGCGTCTTGTTTAAATGTGATGATGTTGAGAAGAAAGAGTATCAAAACTTGTGCCTCATTCGTCACTACCTTAAGAAGGTGTCTGGCATTGACTATGAGAGTTGGGACCCTCTCAAACTTGCAACAGCATTTAAGATCATCATATCAAGAAGTGTAGTTGGTGATTCTGATAAG ATGTTTCCAGAAGACGTGATATCAAAGTTGCTGAGTGATGCAGATAAATATGATGCTAAGATAAATAAGGTAGCTTGCTTGAGAGCCTACAGTCAACTGGCGTCTGCCCATAGAGTTAGGGCttttaaaagaaatgaattggatCGCTTGGTGAAGAAAGCTAAGAAAGTGTATCAAAGCTGA
- the LOC136457228 gene encoding uncharacterized protein isoform X2 produces the protein MINCFSLLLNIFFYQTVWLNEFQTFDDKSSAINVDTGVDEKLTMMIMKWHRPKKKLLVGKPEYKSVRGINCLHNELVMEVMWGMKHLMHKLVPGEKSQLSMEDHLPMSQGLQILLRRYGFDVEPEMVNEQIVATARVLFKCDDVEKKEYQNLCLIRHYLKKVSGIDYESWDPLKLATAFKIIISRSVVGDSDKMFPEDVISKLLSDADKYDAKINKVACLRAYSQLASAHRVRAFKRNELDRLVKKAKKVYQS, from the exons ATGATTAATTGCTTCTCTTTGCTCCTGAACATTTTTTTTTATCAGACTGTTTGGCTGAATGAATTTCAAACCTTTGATGACAAGTCAAGTGCCATTAATGTTGATACTGGTGTTGATGAAAAGCTTACTATGATGATCATGAAGTGGCACCGCCCTAAGAAGAAATTGCTTGTTGGGAAGCCAGAATATAAATCTGTTAGA GGAATAAACTGCCTGCATAATGAACTTGTAATGGAGGTAATGTGGGGCATGAAGCATCTCATGCACAAACTGGTGCCCGGAGAAAAATCACAGCTGTCTATGGAGGACCACCTCCCTATGAGTCAAGGACTACAAATATTACTGCGTCGTTATGGCTTTGATGTCGAACCAGAGATG GTCAATGAGCAGATTGTTGCGACAGCGCGCGTCTTGTTTAAATGTGATGATGTTGAGAAGAAAGAGTATCAAAACTTGTGCCTCATTCGTCACTACCTTAAGAAGGTGTCTGGCATTGACTATGAGAGTTGGGACCCTCTCAAACTTGCAACAGCATTTAAGATCATCATATCAAGAAGTGTAGTTGGTGATTCTGATAAG ATGTTTCCAGAAGACGTGATATCAAAGTTGCTGAGTGATGCAGATAAATATGATGCTAAGATAAATAAGGTAGCTTGCTTGAGAGCCTACAGTCAACTGGCGTCTGCCCATAGAGTTAGGGCttttaaaagaaatgaattggatCGCTTGGTGAAGAAAGCTAAGAAAGTGTATCAAAGCTGA